In Hymenobacter volaticus, the genomic window GGCTTTATTTGTTTTATCCTGTGTCTGACGTTACCCACGCCAGCACGTTCTGCTGAGCGGAGCCGAAGCATCTCGCGTGCTGAAGTTGCAGTGCTACCGTCCGGGTTTGGCTTTACAGGCCATACGTCACGGCTAGGTAGTACAGCCCTCCTACACTCGGGCCACCGAGGTACGACACGTAGTACTCGTTGAGTAAGTTGCTGGCACCTAGCTTGAAGCGCAAGTTGGGAGCGGCCACGGTGTAGCTCACTTGGGCGTCGAGGGTGTGGTAGGCGGGCACGTAGCCGTTTACCAGGAAGGTTTGCGAGTAGTACCGGGCCTGCCAGCGGTAGTTGACCCCGAACCCGAAGTTCTTATAGGCGTTTTCATTGCCCACACTTAGGTTGTAGGCCCAACGGGGCGTGTTGAAGCCGTCTTCCAACCCGTCGCCGGACTCGGTGCGGTCGAGGCGGGTGTAGGTGACGCTGCCGCCGGCCAAGTAGTTGCCGGCAAGCTCGTAGCGTAGCCCGAGGGAACCGCCGTAGTTGTAGACTTGACTTTGAGCGTTGGTCCAGAGGCGGTAGCGGTTTTGGGTGGCGCGGTTGCTGAGGTAGATGGCGGCCGAGTCGGGGTTGTTGGTTTTGGGCACGTAGGCTTCCACCTGCGCAATAAAGTCGCGGTAGGAGTTGTAGTAGAAATCCACGTCGAGCAACAGCCGACCACCCGGCAACAGCGCTGCCTTGTAGCCTAGCTCCAACGACTTGATGTACTCGGGCTTCAGATAGGTATAGGGTGTCCTGACCAAACGATTCTGGTTTTGCTCGATAGCTAGGCGGCGTTTCTCGGCGGCACTAGCTGCGCTGGTATTGGCGTTGACGGCGGCCGTTACGGCCGTGTTGAAGGCATCGATAGAACTACGCAGGTAGCTGTTCTCGAATACCCCATCCGACATCACCCGCAGGCCGCCAATGCGCTTCACTTGTCCGCTGTTCACGTTGGAAAATCCCTCAAACAAGCTCGGAAACCGGTAGCCGCTCTGGTAACTCACCCGGAAGTTGTGCTGCCGGGTGGGCGAGTACACGGCCGTAAAGCGCGGATTGAAACGGGTGCTGAAGTAGTCGTTCTTATCGGCCCGGAGCGTGGCCGTGAGCCGGATTCGCTCGTCCAGAAACCGGGCGCCGGCCTGCACGAAACCGCCGGTTTTGCTGTAGGTCAGGTTGTCGTTGAGGGGGTCTTTGTTAGCTTCGGGGTTGATGAAATAGTTGCCGTCGGGCTTGATAATGTAGGTGCGGTGGTCGGCGCCTACCAGTAGGTCGAGGACGGTGGGCCACTGATTGCCACTTCGGCGCAAGGCTTCGGCTAGGTTCACTTGGCCTTCGGCGTGCACCAAATCAGCCTGCACCCGCAGGGCGGCACCCTGGTCCCAATTGTTGATGTCCGCTAACGCACTTAACTGCTGCTTGAATTTGGGCGTACCGGGTTGGAGGCGGCCCGCGTCGGCGGCAGTGCGGGCGCCAGTGTGGGCCTGTGCTACGGTTTGTCCGGCCGCGGTGGCCGCATTCCAGGCAGTGGTGTAATCTTGATTCCAGACGGCATCTGGCTTGTAGCTGCGGTCCAGGTTTTCGGCCGCCGAGCGCAGGTTATAGCTCTTGCCGGTATTTTCGGTGGTAATGTAGGCACGCGCTTGTACCACCGGAGTGGTTAGCTGCAAGGCGTGCTGTTGTAGGTGGTAATTCTCTAGCCGAAAGCGGTTGGAGCGTTGATACACGTTGTCGAGCACGGTGCCCCGGTAGGTGTACGCCAGTTCGGTAGAGGCGCTAGGTTTGTAGTGCAGCGCAGCGTCGTACTTGATGGTTTGCAGGTGGTAGTCCACCACATCCTTTTCGTTGTAGCCGGTACGGGCCACCGAATAGCTTTTGCCGCCCAAGGTCAGCGTGCTGCGGTTCGAGGATTCGTTGCCGTAGCTGTTTACCGGGTCCTGAGCGGGGTTTTCAGCACCGAACAGATTGGTAGTAGAGTTGCCGTTGGGGTTGAGCTCGGTTTGGTCGTTGGCTATCCAGTCGTAGCCCCGCAGATAAGTGCCATTCACTTTAAAAGCCAGCTTGGGCGTCAGCACTTTGGCGTAGCGGACACTCGTTTCAGAAAACAGCTTCGCGCCGCTATTGGAGTCGTTGATGTGGTTGACGCCCGTCTTTTGCTGCAAACTCAGCCCCTCACTCCGAAACGGATTCTTGGTGTTGAAATTGGCTAGCCCATTGATGGCATTCAGCCCGTAGAGGGCCGCCGCTGTACCCGGCACAATCTCCACTGCCTGCACATCCAAATCACTTGGTCCTAGCACATTGCCAATCGGCCCGCCGATATGCGGTGCTTGGTTGTCGATGCCATCCACGAGCTGCGCAAACCGTACGTTAGTGGTATTGGTGAAGCCGCGGGCATTAATCACCTTAAAGCTCAAGCTCGGCGTAATCACTTGCACACCCTTCAGATGCTCAATAGCATCGAAAAACGAGGGCGCCGGCGTGAGGCGCAAGGCCCGCGCATTCAGCTTTTCCACAGTTACCGGCGACTGCAAGAAGCTTTCCTCCACCTTCGAAGCTGCCACGACTACCTCCCCTAGCGACACGTTCTGGCGCGTGGTATCCGCCAGCGTTGTAGCCGCAGCAGTCTGTTGCGCTACTGCTGACTTCGGCGTTAAGAACCCTGAAAGTAGTGCTAGCGGTAGCCCAGCTATTAAGCAAGTAAAGTTTCCCATGCAGGTCGTTATATTCTTTCAAACATAACGCATATCACTGCAAATTGTTAGTCACTATTTGGTACCAGATAGAACTGCGCTTTTGAACTGCCATAAGCAAGACTGAGCCCTTTCATTTGCTCCTGTAAACTAACTCAGTGCTGACTTCTACAGCAGCCGTGCTTGCTCGGCCTGCATGAACTCCTGGAACCGCTCTTGCAGCGCCTGAAACTCCTCAATCAGCTGGCGGCCTTCTGCGGTTACTTCGGCGCCGCCCCCACGCTTGCCGCCGGCTTGGGTGAGCACCAACGGACTAACTGCCTGTGCATTCAGAGAGCTAATCAAGTCCCAGGCCCGCTTGTACGACATGCCCATGGCCTGCGCTGCTTTCGAGATAGAGCCCAACGCCTGAATCTGCGTCAGCAACTCCAACCGGCCGATGCCCATAAATCGGTCGTCGTTGGTTTCCACCCACAAGCGGCCGTTAAGACGAAAGGCTAAGTCAGGGCGCAATAAGTTTTTCATGCCTGTAATCTTACAAAAAAGGGCGTCAAGCCAGCGGTTCAAGCCTTATAGCTTGATTATCACCAATAAAATCATGTTCAAATTCAAAAACTGTAGACTCTACCGCAACCTACCAGCCCTTCCTTGCGGATAGTCTCTAGCAGTCAAGTAGACCGCTACTATCGTGTACCCTTAATCGTAAGCAACTCTATGGAACCTACTCAATCTGCCAACTCGACAGCCGACAACCAAAACCAGAACGACCAACCAACCGCTTCTACCAGCGCCGCAACCAGCGGTTCTGCTTCCTCTAAAACCTCCAACGGCACGGGCCAACGATCTGCTGACGCCAAAGATTGGACGGAATATGCCAACCCCCAGAAGGTAGTCGATCAGCTTCCTCAGGGGGTACGTGACTTTTTCACTAACTCTTGGGCACAAGTAGGTAAGACTTGGGAACAGGTAGGAGGCCAAGTAAACAAGATGAGCACGACACAGAAAGTAGCAGGCGCTGCCGCACTGGTTGGCATCGGGTATTTGGCTATGCGCTCGGGCAAGTCGTCTAAAAAAGAGACAGGCCGCTACAAATCATCGCCTAGCACGAACCGCTCGTACCAGCGCCCCGAGCAAAACTACTACTCCGGCACCGGCTACTCCAGCAGCGGGCAATACTACTCGGCCGGTTCGCAGCCTGATAACAGCCGCCGCATGGACATGGGCCCCAGCGCTGACGCTAGCAGCTTCGACCGCGAAAACGTGTCCCGCTCGGGTGGCAGCTACTCCACCGATTCCAACTACGGCTCTAGCGCTTCCAGCCAATCCTCCACGTACCGGGGCGCAGGTTCGCAAGGCAGCTCAGGCTCCTACTCCAGCAATGCCGACTCTGATTACGATAACGGTATCTAAACTAGACCAACTCATCAGGTCAAAAGAAAAGCGCCAGTCGGAAACGGCTGGCGCTTTTCTTTTGACTTTAGAATGGGGGCGGCCCATCGTCGAAGTTGCTGCGGGGGAAAGGCTGCGCAGGCGGCGGACCGTCGTTGTTGATGCGTGAGCCCAACCGGATGGTGTTTGGCGCGAAGGCCGAGGCATCATCATCGAACGTGCTGCTTGGGAAGGCTCCAGTATTGAAGCTGCCCGCGTCGCCAAAGCCACCGGCACCGTCGAGGTCGGCAAACTTGGTGAACTTACCAATGAATTTGAGCTGC contains:
- a CDS encoding winged helix-turn-helix domain-containing protein: MKNLLRPDLAFRLNGRLWVETNDDRFMGIGRLELLTQIQALGSISKAAQAMGMSYKRAWDLISSLNAQAVSPLVLTQAGGKRGGGAEVTAEGRQLIEEFQALQERFQEFMQAEQARLL
- a CDS encoding TonB-dependent receptor — its product is MGNFTCLIAGLPLALLSGFLTPKSAVAQQTAAATTLADTTRQNVSLGEVVVAASKVEESFLQSPVTVEKLNARALRLTPAPSFFDAIEHLKGVQVITPSLSFKVINARGFTNTTNVRFAQLVDGIDNQAPHIGGPIGNVLGPSDLDVQAVEIVPGTAAALYGLNAINGLANFNTKNPFRSEGLSLQQKTGVNHINDSNSGAKLFSETSVRYAKVLTPKLAFKVNGTYLRGYDWIANDQTELNPNGNSTTNLFGAENPAQDPVNSYGNESSNRSTLTLGGKSYSVARTGYNEKDVVDYHLQTIKYDAALHYKPSASTELAYTYRGTVLDNVYQRSNRFRLENYHLQQHALQLTTPVVQARAYITTENTGKSYNLRSAAENLDRSYKPDAVWNQDYTTAWNAATAAGQTVAQAHTGARTAADAGRLQPGTPKFKQQLSALADINNWDQGAALRVQADLVHAEGQVNLAEALRRSGNQWPTVLDLLVGADHRTYIIKPDGNYFINPEANKDPLNDNLTYSKTGGFVQAGARFLDERIRLTATLRADKNDYFSTRFNPRFTAVYSPTRQHNFRVSYQSGYRFPSLFEGFSNVNSGQVKRIGGLRVMSDGVFENSYLRSSIDAFNTAVTAAVNANTSAASAAEKRRLAIEQNQNRLVRTPYTYLKPEYIKSLELGYKAALLPGGRLLLDVDFYYNSYRDFIAQVEAYVPKTNNPDSAAIYLSNRATQNRYRLWTNAQSQVYNYGGSLGLRYELAGNYLAGGSVTYTRLDRTESGDGLEDGFNTPRWAYNLSVGNENAYKNFGFGVNYRWQARYYSQTFLVNGYVPAYHTLDAQVSYTVAAPNLRFKLGASNLLNEYYVSYLGGPSVGGLYYLAVTYGL